The following proteins are encoded in a genomic region of Hyla sarda isolate aHylSar1 chromosome 3, aHylSar1.hap1, whole genome shotgun sequence:
- the LOC130361121 gene encoding zinc finger protein 239-like, with product MALPRPLPPGYSLENTLEFEKYLSSLTHPALLIRERPARSEFDRGFYENYSVHSKQRLMLMGEKRYRCGECGKGFTRNSHLKAHRRIHTGERPYKCSECSKTFSENSHLTVHLRVHSGEKRFKCSMCDKSFSENSNLIVHQRIHTGEKPYKCPECDLCFSQHSSLVRHRRKHSGARPYNCAHCDKTFSQKGHLSNHIRTHTGERPYKCPECGKCFSEHSHLTGHQKIHTGEKPYTCEICCKGFSKISNLKAHQQIHTGHRPYTCPECGKSFTQHSTLVRHQRVHASKLDSLWRKLYQVEGTAVTEEPRRNCPAPTDHLGSRCTMSYEC from the coding sequence ATGGCTCTGCCCAGGCCCCTCCCCCCAGGGTACTCACTGGAGAACACCCTGGAGTTTGAGAAGTATCTGAGCAGCCTGACGCACCCCGCCCTCCTCATACGGGAGCGGCCGGCACGCAGCGAGTTCGACCGCGGCTTCTACGAGAATTACAGTGTCCACAGCAAGCAGCGCCTGATGCTGATGGGGGAGAAGCGCTACCGCTGTGGCGAGTGCGGCAAAGGCTTCACCCGGAATTCCCACCTGAAGGCGCATCGCAGGATCCACACCGGCGAGCGGCCGTACAAGTGCTCCGAGTGCAGCAAGACCTTCAGCGAGAACTCCCACCTGACCGTCCACCTGCGCGTCCACTCCGGCGAGAAGCGCTTCAAGTGCAGCATGTGCGACAAGAGCTTCAGCGAGAACTCCAACCTCATCGTCCACCAGCGGATCCACACCGGGGAGAAGCCATACAAGTGCCCCGAGTGCGACCTCTGCTTCAGCCAGCACTCCAGCCTGGTGCGGCATCGGCGTAAGCACTCCGGAGCCCGGCCTTACAACTGCGCCCACTGCGACAAAACCTTCAGCCAGAAGGGTCACCTCAGTAACCACATCCGAACCCACACGGGCGAGCGCCCCTACAAGTGCCCTGAGTGCGGCAAATGCTTCAGCGAACACTCCCACCTGACCGGTCACCAGAAGATCCACACCGGGGAAAAGCCCTACACCTGCGAAATCTGCTGCAAAGGCTTCAGCAAGATCTCCAACCTGAAGGCCCACCAGCAGATCCACACCGGCCACCGACCCTACACATGCCCCGAGTGTGGCAAGAGCTTCACCCAGCATTCCACCCTGGTCCGACACCAGCGGGTCCATGCCAGCAAACTGGACTCCTTATGGAGGAAGCTGTACCAGGTGGAAGGGACTGCAGTAACTGAGGAACCAAGGAGGAACTGTCCTGCTCCCACTGACCACCTGGGGTCTCGTTGTACGATGTCCTATGAATGTTAA